The genomic stretch aattgttatatggttggaattggaaaatgatacatgtagtaaattgctataatatcttggataatttgatacttggcaattgttgtgctcatgtttaagctcttgcatcatatactttgcacccattaatgaagaaatacttagagcttgctaatttggtttgcatatttggtttctctagagtctagataacatctagtattgagttttgaacaacaaggaagacggtatggagtcttataatgtttaccatatgtcttttatgtgagttttgctgtaccgttcatccttgtgtttgtttcaaataaccttgctagcctaaaccttgtatcgagagggaatacttctcatgcatccaaaatacttgagccaaccactatgccatttgtgtccaccatacctacctactacatggtacttatccgccattccaaagtaaattgcttgagtgctacctttaaaattccatcattcacctttgcaatatatagctcatgggacaaatagcttaaaaactattgtagtattgaatatgtacttatgcactttatctcttattaagttgcttgttgagcgataaccatgtttcggggacgccatcaactattctttgttggatatcatgtgagttgctatgcatgtccgtcttgtccgaagcaagagagatctaccaccttcatggttggagcatgcatattgttagagaagaactttgggccgctaactaaagccatgattcatggtggaagtttcagtttggacatatatcctcaatctcatatgagaataataattgttgccacatgcttatgcattaaagaggagtccattatccgttgtccatgttgtcccggtatggatgtctaagttgagaataatcaaaagcgagaaatccaaaatgcgagctttctccttagacctttgtacaggcgacatggaggtaccccattgtgacacttggtcaaaacatgtgcattgcaaagatccggtagtccaagttaattaggacaaggtgcgggcactattagtatactatgcatgagacttgcaacttgtaagatataatgtacataactcatatgctttattactaccgttgacaaaattgtttcatgttttcaaaataaaagctctagcacaaatatagcaatcgatgctttcctctttgaaggaccattctttttacttttatgttgagtcagttcacctatttctctccacctcaagaagcaaacacttgtgtgaactgtgcattgattcctacatacttgcatattatacttgttatattactctatgttgacaattatccatgagatatacatgttacaagttgaaagcaaccgctgaaacttaatcttcctttgtgttgcttaaatgcctttactttgatttattgctttatgagttaactcttatgcaagacttattaatacttgtcttgaagtactattcatgaaaagtctttgctttatgattcacctgtttactcatgtcatcaccattgttttgatcgctgcatccactacatatgtttacaaatagtatgatcaaggttatgatggcatatcacttcagaaattatctttgttatcgttttacctgctcgggacgagcaaaactaagcttggggatgcttgatacgtctccgacgtatcgataatttcttatgttctattccatattattgatgatacctacatgttttatgcacactttatgtcatattcgtgcattttctggaactaacctattaacaagatgccgaagtgccggttctcgttttctcgctgtttttggtttcgtaaatcctagtaacgaaatattctcggaattggacgaaacaaagacccaggggcctatttttccacggagcttccagaagaccgaagaacatacgaagtggggccacgaggtggccaaaccacatggcggcgcggccaagggggggcccgcgccgccctgtggtgtgggcccctcgtccggcccccgactcgcccttccgcctacttaaagcctccgtcgcgaaactcccgaggagaaaaaccacgatacggaaaaccttaccgagacgccgccgccgccgatcccatctcgggggattcggagatctcctccggcaccctgccggagaggggattcatctcccggaggactctacaccgccatggtcgcctccggattgatgagtgagtagttcacccctggactatgggtccatagcagtagctagatggttgtcttctcctcattgtgcttcattgttggatcttgtgagctgcctaacatgatcaagatcatctatctcgtaatactctatgttgtgtttgtcgggatccgatggatagagaataccatgtcatgttaattatcaagttattacacatgtgttgtttatgatcttgcatgctctccgtttctagtagaggctcggccaagtttttacttttaactccaagagggagtacttatgctcgatagtgggttcatgcccgcattgacaccgggacaggtgacgagaaagttctaaggttgtgttgtgcttgttgccactagagataaaacattggcgctatgtccgaggatgtagttgttgattacattacgcaccatacttaatgcaattgtccgttgctttgcaacttaatatcggaggggttcggatgataacctcgaaggtggactttttaggcatagatgcggttggatggcggtctatgtactttgtcgtaatgcccaattaaatctcactatacttatcatgtcatgtatgtgcattgttatgccctctctatttgtcaattgcccgaccgtaatttgttcacccaacatgcttttatcttatgggagagacacctctagtgaactgtggaccccggtccattcttttaatactgaaatacaaatctgctacaatacttgtttttattgttttctctgcaaacaatcatcttccacacaatacggttaatcctttgttacagcaagccggtgagattgacaacctcactcgtttcgttggggcaaagtactttggttgtgttgtgcgagttccacgttggcgccggaatctccggtgttgcgccgcactacatcccgccgccatcaaccttcaacgtgcttcttgactcctactggttcgattaaaccttggtttctaactgagggaaacttgccgctgtgcgcatcacaccttcctcttggggttcccaacggacgtgtcaactacacgcatcaccgccGACCATCCATCGGTCTCCTTCCAGTAGTACTCCCCCCCCCCTAAATTGTAGCCCAGGAATCGCCCTCCTTCCAGATGGCACCATCTCTCAACCCTGGTTCGACCTTGACGGTGCTGCCGGGGATGGttgaggcagcggcggcgcctgCGCATCCACCTGCGCCCAGAGGATGCGCACGTGTTCCTCCATGCTTACGTTAGGATCCAGCACTGGCCGCTAGCCGATTGGCTCTGCCATAGTTGCTCTCTCCTCCTCCGACACCAGCAAGCACTAGGGAATCATGGCCTTGTTATACAACTTCTCATGGCGCCACCTCGCCCGGACAACGgcatccacctccgcctccatctCTGCATGTGCCTCCACATCTCGCATGCACTGGGTGCGACATCGAGCACCGGTGGGCATAGGCTGGCCCCTCCACTGCACCCCTCCTCGACGAGCAGGTGCTGAGGCCGGGGACATGCTAGTGCTCTCCATCGACCCTCTGCGTCCACCATGCGTCGCCGCCGCCAGGATTCCGCCGCCGCTAGCTAGGGTTCTCGAGTGAGAGGGGAGGGGATTTCGTCGTGAACTGTCAGCCACAAGCTCGCGTACTCGTCGCGAGAAAGAATAATGCTTCAGGGGCTTCATTGCAAGAGAACATAGCGAGGCAGGAGGGACGCGTGGCAGCTTCTGAGCAGTTGTGTATGAATTTGCACATGCTTGACAATGTTTTGTACCGCGGAAACTCAACCAAAAAGGTttctttgtatggatctacacatGGTGGACAAGGTTTTGTATGAATGGTGCAATTACCTCTTTGTTAGAGCAATATTTTTGTAGCTAAGTGAGAATAacgacaatagttttgcttacaaAGCTAAGCTGGCTTTTctgttgttgtttttcttttaggTCAATTTTTTTTAGTTAAATTGAGCTTTAGTAGTATCCTATACTGTATTTTCTTTGCAACATATCTTTTCTTTTAAGAAGAAGATAATTTTCCACTATTTTTCAGAAAAGAatacaacagcagcagcagtttCACCAGCATGGCGTACTGCCACAGTAGCACTGATGATGATGAATCGATGAACCGGGGCCTGATTATCGAACAGTACCAACATTATTTCGTTTATTTCATTCGGATCACGATACATCAATGGACATTTCCTGAAGGATGTACTATTTACAGCTTCTTCTACTGGATCGCTTCTCTCCCCTGATTAAACTCCCGGTCCGCGACCTCACTCCCGTCCCATCACCGCGTTCTTGAACCTCCTGACGAGCTCCTTCCTGCACGATCCAGCCACGAACCAGTAAGGACAATAATAAGCTTGAAACAATCGATAACAATGAATTTGCAAGTCAGTGTCCTTACCGGAGCAGCTGCCTATCGAAGGCGGAAGCAGAGAGCAGTCCTCTGTTCTCCTCGGCTCGCCTGATGAGGTAGGGGATGATGTGCTCGACGGGGCCGTAGGGGAGGTACTTGCTGACCTGGAAGCCGGCGTTACGGAGGCCGAGGGAGAGGCCGTCGGCCATGCCCATGAGCTGCGCGAACTGCAGGTTCCGGTCCCCCTTGCCGATGCCGAGCTCCTGCGCCCTGGCCGCCGCGAGCTGGCCGGACTCCACGTTGTGCGTGGCGAGCATGAGGGAGGCGGagccgcggcggacgcgctcgaGGAGGAACGCCGCGCAGCCGTTGTAGCAGTCGTGGGTGTCCTGGATGGTGGCGTGGATGGGCGACGGCACGCCGAGCGACTCCGCCAGCCGGGCCTCGCGGGTGAGGTAGGCGCCGCGGACGACCTTGACGCCGAGGTGCACgcgctcctcctcggcggcgcgcGTCATGGCCTCGAGCCGGTCGCGCGCGTCGCGGAGGTAGGCCTGCACGGTGCCGTGCACGATGGGCCGCCCGCCGCCGTTGCAGGCCAGCGCGCCCACGAAGGTGAAGTAGTCGATGGCCGGCTGCACCGTCGCGTACTCCGCGTCCACCAGCAGCGGGATGTCGTGCTCCGCGCACCGCGCGCCCACGGCCAGCAGCCGGTCGTGCGCCAGCTGCAGCTCCCGCTCCTCGTCCGCCGTGAGCGGCGCCGGCTCGGAGGGGGTGAGGTAGAGCGGGCTGGAGTCGGAGAGGATGGGGAAGGAGTGCTGCTTCCAGGGCAGGTGCAGCGACGGGTTCTTGTGCTGCCACCGTAGCAGGTCGCTCGTCTTCTCCAGCAGCGCGATCGGGCACAGGGCCGTGATCTTAATACACACGCTCGCCTGCAAGTTCAAACAAAAGTTTGATTAGTTAACCTTAAATCTCTCACACTAACTATAGTCTACTACTCCTGAGTAAAAATAAGGCTTGAAGTTCTTCAGGTTTAAATTTAGTTCTACTCATTTTAGTTTTAAATTTAGTTGTCCGGAAATGTCTAAATAAGGAAAATTATTTAAGGTGGTGATTAGTACTAGGGTTTTGATGGTCTGCTTTGAGATGAAAAAACGAGCGGTGGAGAAGCCCAGCCGAGCTTGTCGGAACCAGGCGGCTACTTTTCAGGGCCCCAGGAGCAGTGACAGCCGCGCGATTAAGTTAACTACGAGAAGATTCCCACGGAATCCGCGTGTCCACTAGCTCAGCCCGTGGATTCCGATTCCGTCCGACGTGTCACTCCTCCGTACCATCGGACACGCACGCGTGCCACGGAACGAGCCGACACGACGAAGggaaaaaaaaacaaggaaaagTGAAAGTATTGGTTGACGCACGCACCGATCCCGGCGGCAGAGCTgcggcgacgtcgacggcggcgaggaaGCCGGCGACGTTACGGTCGCATGCGGCGCCGTCCTCGGCGTCCTCGATGCCGTAGTCCAGGATCCCGCCCATGCCGCCGCGCCAGAGGCGCTGCACCCttgccgcggcctcctcggcggtCTCGCCCGCGCAGAAGTGCTTGTACGCGGTGGCCCTTGCCGCGGCCTGCACCACGGGGCTGGCGGCCACCGCCGGGGACCTTAGCGCCGCGAGGCCGACGTCCACCAGCGGGCCCGCGGACATGAGCTGCAGGGCCGCGAGCGTGCGGACCAGGGCCGTCGACGGCTCCCCGGTGAACAGCCGCCCGGTGTCCTCGAACTCCAGAACCTGCTGCTGATGCTGATGCGGCTGCGCGGACGAGGGCAAGGTCACGGCCTCGGCCCCGGCGGCCGCGACGGCCGCCTCCGGGAGCTTGGCTGCGGCGGCTGCGGCGAAGGTGGAGAGCGCGCGCGTCGTGATGCGGGAGGCGATGGCCATGGAAGGTCGGAGCCGGTCGGGACGCAGGAAATCGATGGAAGATGACGCTGTTTCTTTCTTGTGAAAAACAGACCAAAACAAGAGAATTCCTCGAGGCGAACCACTGGTCAGCAAACGATAGATCAGATGAATGAAGCGACTGggtagatgatgagagatggagctCTGTTCTTGATCTGAGCAGTGCGAGAACGTCTGGCTGAGGATGCTCTGGAGAAGGCTGGGAATGAAAACGAATGTGTGTGTACCCAAGAATGGAGGAAGCAGGTGTCGTCTCTTATAGAGCGAGGAGGAAGGCTCGCGAAACGGCGACTCGGCGAGGAAGAAAAATGTGTGAGCTGGAAATCGATTGGAAAATAGCAGTGAGAGGTTAGCGGGGAGGGAATGGCATGGGCGCGAGATCCCTGGGGATTCGGTCGGACGCTTGACTGACTCGGATCCTGCGCGGAAACCGATCGGAACGCTGCGTGACTCGGATCCTGCGTGGACGGCCGGCGCTTCCGTCCCTCGCACGCATCTTATCGCACTTTATTATGTATTGCCATTTTTTCCTCGTTGATAACAGCGTTTTTGGGTGTAACTTTCATTACGGTCCTCTTTTCTCTTGCCATTTATTTCCTCCTTGAAAGGGAATCTTGTCGAAATTTCATTATCTCCATCCCTTTCGTGCAGATCATTTTGCTTGAATAGGAATCTAGGTGTACCGcactcttctcctcctcctctaccatttTTTCTTCTGATAAGGAATCTGGGTGTAACTTTCAACATtcaattccaaggttttcaccaacaCTTATGCAAAGATTAAGGTAACTTGTACCCAGAATGTTAAAGAAAATTCAACGGCTCTGATTTTTCAATGGAGAAGATAAGCTTTGGCACAACACTTACAACTCTATTCAACTTATAATTTTCATTTGGAAAAGGCTGGGGATCACCCGGGGGATTAGCGATCAAATCGTCCGGTTCCACACACTCACGCGCTGCCTGCTTTTATCGTGGTCCACGCACACACATGGGTGGGTCCCACCGAACCAAGACAGAAAAATCCCCATCTTCTTCTCCACCGCTGTTCCGTGCGAGCTCCACTCCGCACAGGCCGCGCCGCATCCGCACACGCCGCCGTGGCTCAACGCCACAgcaggcgccgccgtcgccgcctccgcctctgccCTGCTCCGGCGCCCCGCCTAGCTGCTCTACCGAGCGGATCCTCCTCCGCGAACGCCGCCGCTTTTCcccgtgcatccatggaggcgcgGCCGGAATCGTGGCCGGTTTTCCGCGCCGCCGCCTATCTCCATCGCGCGCCACCGGATTTGCACCGCCGTGCGCCACCGGAGTTCGGCCGCCGCTCCTTGGATTCTCACCGCCCGCGTCACCGGAGTCCGGCCTCCGCGCCCTGGATTCTCACCGCGGCGCGCCACCGGAGTCCGGCCGCCGCGCCCGGGCGCCACTGGAGTCCGGCCGCCGCGCCCTGGATtcgcaccgccgcgcgccgctgGAGTCCTGCCGCCGCGCCATGGAGCTCCATCCCCGAGCTTCCCCCTCAGCAgctcgcgcctccgcgagctacaTACCAATATTTTTATTGCTACTTTGGTTTTGTGGTTTCGCTACAATATTTCtgtttttttgctacaatctCTCCGGTGAGAATCCATTGAAACTAGGTTTTGCTACATTTGTTATAGGTGTTTGCTACAACAGTATATTTTTCTGCTACAAATTCTCCGGcaaggtctccggcgagtctccgacgatgttggttttgctacaatagcaaaaaaaggttgctacaatttttgtgtgtttttgctaCTATAGCATATTTTTTTTGCTACTAAGTCTCCGGTGAGGTTACCTGTGGGTCTCCGGCgacatctccggcgagtctccggcgacATGTCCGGCGAGTATCCGAcgagtctccggcgagtctccggcgggtctccggcgaggtctgtgTTATTAGGTGAAAATAGAGTTTGCTACAAttaaaccgttttttgctactttggtgcATTATGGTAGCAAAAGTGGGAGAGAGGGCTGGTTGGTTTGATCGGACGGCCGGAAACGTTCCAGATCTGTTGATCGGACGGTTGGGGACCAGGGGATTAGAATtctaatcccccgggggacgctcagcactccccttttcattttcatatctcGGGTGAGAAGACTCAGGGTAGTCTACTCGGAGCTATCCACTTATTTGAAAACGTTTTTCACCTCACAGCCGTTGATAAAAGAACGTGGGTGTAACTTTCATTACCGCCCTTCTTTTCTCTTGCCATTTATTCCTCTTTCATGGGAATCTTGTCAAAACTTTCCCTATCACCATCTTTTTCCTACAGCCTGTTGTTCTTGAAACGGAATCTGAGTGTGCTGCACTCACCTTCGGCTCCACCATTTATTCTTTGATAGGGAATCTGATGTAACTTGCAACAACTAATTTGGAGGTCTTCGCCAAAGATTCCAACACTCACGTAAATAATAAGGTAAATGTTGAATTTATACACAAAAATTCCAGGTGGTAAgtaacactggtagaaaaacaggcttccgggaagccccataagtcgcgaaggtaaaggaaccgcgactaatggggtctttagtcgcggttcatgtggcgaaccgcgaccaaaggcactgggcccgggcgcacggtggccagccggtgcacgtggggggctttagtcgcggttggctaggccaaccgcgactaaagtgccgaagcctttagtcgcggttggcccggccagccgcgactaaagcccctcccctatatataccactcagcccgcagcacttagccatttggtgccacttctcttcacaaacttcacaaggggtgtagggtttgcttttggctcctcttatgcacacaaggtgtttgatgaaatgtcccaagagcatgaaacaaacatgatatgaagtgtcggagccacacttgatcgagcttcctcatttattttttcctcctcgatcgcggttagcaacaacttgaacctttcatacatatgtgtcattgataaaatatgcatatgtgtgtagttcattgtttaatttctatttagtttaacaaatgcatgatggttaattatatattttatattataataatgcggatgaatcggcaatggatgtacgctaaccgactctccagcgaattcactacgggtttgaaagatttcctcgtagtggctaatgcgaacaagcgtggggttttgttatctgtccatgtgttggctgtaagaatcggaagggttactcttcctcaagggaagttcacccgcacctgattcggcatggtttcatgccaagctataattgttggaccaagcatggagaaagaggggttataatggaagaggatgaagaaggggatgatttcatcgatgaaagctatcttgctcatttcggtgatactttcatggaggatgtcgaaggtgaaggggaaggtgaagaagaggcacgtgatgagccctttgatgatcttggtcggaccattgctcgatgcacggagacgctgcgaaaccgaaaaggagagggagaatttggatcgcatgttagaggatcacgaaaTGCgttgtacccggatgcgatgatggtccgaaaaagtcgggctgcacactcggatttgcttgaaatggaaggcacaggcaggtgtaggctgactcggcatttgaaaacttgctgaaaatgttgaagaatatgtttccaaagaataacgagttgcccgccgatacgtacgaagcaaagaatgttgtctcgccctctaggtttagaggttcgaagatacatgcatgcatcaacgatctgcATCCTCTACTCGCGGTGAATACAAGAATTTGATTGAatacccggtatgcactcgcattgcgttataagatcgaggcgatgaccccggtgacgatgttgagggccagaaacccgggaagagggttcccgccaaggtgatgtggtatgctcctataataccacggttgaaacgtccgttcgggaacaaagagcatgccaagttgttgcgatggcacaaagaggaccgtaagtcggacggggagttgagacaccccgcagatggaacgcaatggagaaagatcgacagagagttcaaagattttgcagccgacgcaaggaacataagatttggtctaagtacggatggcatgaatccttttggcgagcggagctccagccatagcacctggcccgtgactctatgcatctacaaccttcctccttggttgtgcatgaagcggaagttcattatgatgccggtgctcatccaaggtccgaagcaacccggcaacgacatcgatgtgtacctaaggccattagttgatgaacttttacgagctgtggggcagacccggtgtccgtgtgtgggatgagcacaaagaagaggaatttgacctacgagcgttgcttttcgtaaccatcaacgattggcctcgctcttagtaacctttcgggactgtcaaataagggatacaatgcatgcacgcactcgcttacatgagaccgaaagtgtacatttgccaaattgtaagaagaacgtgtaccttgggcatcgtcgatttcttccgaaaggtcatccgagtaagaaagaaaggcaagcattacaacggcaaggcagatcaccggccgaagcctcgcggaacacaccggtgctgaggtatttgatatggtcaaggatttgaaagtcatctttggaaagggtcctcggcggacaatcggttccgaagggagccgacgggcacgcagccatgtggaagaagaaatctatattcgggagctagaatattggaaagtcctagaagtccgctctgcaatcgacgtgatgcacgttacgaagaatatttgcgtgaacctcctaagcttcttgggcgtgtatgggaagtcaaatgatacaaaggaagcacggcgggactcagcaaagtttgaaagaccccgatgaccggcatccggaacggtttcaaggttgtgccagctacgctctgaccaaagaagagaaggtcatcttttttgaatgcctgagcagtatgaaggtcccgtctggattctcgtccaatataaagggaataataaacatggcggagaaaaagttccaaaacctgaagactgccacgtgattatgacgcaattgcttccgattgctttgagggggctcctgccggaaaatgttcgagtagccattgtgaagctatgtgcattcctcaatgcaatctctcgaaggtaatcaatccggaagttctaccacggttacagaacgatgtgatccaatgtcttgtcggtttcgagttggtgttcccgccatccttcttcaatattatgacgcacctcccggttcacctagtcgatgagatttccattctcggtcctgtatttctacacaatatgttccccttcgagaggttcatgggaatattaaagaaatatgttcgtaaccgtgctaggccagaaggaagcatcgccaagggctatggaaatgaggaggtaattgagttttgtgttgactttgttcatgaccttaagccgattggtcttcctcgatcgcggcacgagggagactaagtggaaaaggcacgatcggaaggaaatcaacgatatgtatggacggccattctccgaccgaagcacaccacacgcttcgactaattccagcttggtggctccgtactttgagaaacacaagaatattttacgctcggacaaccccgggaagcctcgaatcctggattaggaaggcccacatggagactttcggcagttggttgagaaaacatttcatgaatgacgaacatgttgtagatcaagttcgtacatgttggccaagacaccatcttcgactataacgactttccaagggtacgagataaatgggaatacattttacacgatcgcccaagataaaaagagcaccaaccaaaacagtggtgtccgctttgatgcagcaaccgagaatgggcaaaaggtcacatattatggttacatagaggagatatgggaacttgactatggaccctcctttagggtccctttgttccgtgcaaatggttcaagctaacaggaggtggggtaaaggtggaccagcaatacggaatgacaatggtggatttcaacaatcttggttaccttgacgaaccattcgtcctagcgaaagatgtcgctcgggttttctatgtgaaggacatgagtagcaaaccgaggaaacggaaagataagaaaacgatcgagtacatcatgcgatgatccaaagcgccacattgttctttcggggaaaagaaacatcgtgggagtggaggacaagacagacatgtcgaagattataatatgtttgctgaaattccgcccttcaaagtgaacaccgacccaagcattaagttaaatgatgaggatgctccatggatacggcacaatcgtaagcaagcggggacacaaggaaagaaatgatgtgtaataatttattgtaccaaactttgttgaatggatcatgtgaattatattacccgtgatgtgtttggtgtccattttcgaatgattcaattgactcgagatagcactgatgatacatgaaatttggagtgattcagtcatactcctgcatacaggaaatttggagtgactaagtcatactcctgcatacatgaaatttggagtgactaagtcatactcctgcatacattaattttggagtgatttagtcatactcctgcctaggcgtataatatgcatactcgtagtcttcatagccgccgccgttgtactggtagtcgtcgccttctaagttgccggcgtcatcgtcgctgccgtcgtcgccgtcgccgggcggcgctcgtggctcgaaccgagggtagcgcaggcgggggatatcgccggccgtgatgtagtccatgacgctccgcgagtccggccgtaccatcatagccgacggccggcctcgtggaagtttccgggaggcgagaccgtcctcctcatacc from Lolium rigidum isolate FL_2022 chromosome 4, APGP_CSIRO_Lrig_0.1, whole genome shotgun sequence encodes the following:
- the LOC124708760 gene encoding proline dehydrogenase 2, mitochondrial-like, with the protein product MAIASRITTRALSTFAAAAAAKLPEAAVAAAGAEAVTLPSSAQPHQHQQQVLEFEDTGRLFTGEPSTALVRTLAALQLMSAGPLVDVGLAALRSPAVAASPVVQAAARATAYKHFCAGETAEEAAARVQRLWRGGMGGILDYGIEDAEDGAACDRNVAGFLAAVDVAAALPPGSASVCIKITALCPIALLEKTSDLLRWQHKNPSLHLPWKQHSFPILSDSSPLYLTPSEPAPLTADEERELQLAHDRLLAVGARCAEHDIPLLVDAEYATVQPAIDYFTFVGALACNGGGRPIVHGTVQAYLRDARDRLEAMTRAAEEERVHLGVKVVRGAYLTREARLAESLGVPSPIHATIQDTHDCYNGCAAFLLERVRRGSASLMLATHNVESGQLAAARAQELGIGKGDRNLQFAQLMGMADGLSLGLRNAGFQVSKYLPYGPVEHIIPYLIRRAEENRGLLSASAFDRQLLRKELVRRFKNAVMGRE